A section of the Streptococcus oriscaviae genome encodes:
- a CDS encoding MalY/PatB family protein: MGRYDFTTRPNRLGHHTEKWRKSEQDPDLLQLWIADMDFEALPEIRTALRRYADEHIFGYPYASDQLYQAIIDWEKREHGYEVDREAIVLIEGVVPAISVAIQALTNEGDSILINTPVYPPFARSVKLNQRNLVTNSLVNSNGHFEIDFAQLEHELVTHDVKLYIFCNPHNPSGRVWTKEEIKQVGLLCQKYGVLLISDEIHQDLALFGHQHCSFNTVDSRFKEFSLILSSATKTFNIAGTKNSFAIIENPALRKKFTHRQLTNNQHEIPTVGLITTETAFTYGKPWLEELKAVLETNICFAVDYLTQHTKIQVMKPEGTYLIWLDFSPYELSHEEIHEKLQKEAKVVLNDGKTFGKEGTCHARFNAAAPLATIQEACQRIARVFGE; encoded by the coding sequence ATGGGACGATACGATTTTACAACGAGGCCCAATCGCTTGGGGCATCACACAGAAAAATGGCGCAAAAGCGAACAGGATCCGGATTTGTTGCAGCTATGGATTGCAGATATGGACTTTGAAGCCCTGCCTGAAATCCGGACAGCCTTGCGCCGCTATGCCGACGAACACATTTTTGGCTATCCCTACGCTAGTGACCAGCTCTATCAGGCTATTATAGACTGGGAAAAAAGGGAACATGGCTATGAGGTTGATAGAGAAGCCATTGTCTTAATAGAAGGAGTTGTGCCTGCTATTTCTGTGGCAATCCAAGCCCTGACAAATGAGGGAGATAGCATCCTTATCAATACCCCGGTCTATCCCCCCTTTGCTCGTTCTGTCAAACTCAACCAGCGCAATCTGGTGACCAATTCATTAGTCAACTCAAACGGACACTTTGAAATCGACTTTGCCCAGTTGGAACATGAACTGGTTACTCATGATGTCAAACTTTATATCTTCTGTAATCCCCATAACCCTAGCGGGCGAGTTTGGACCAAGGAAGAGATAAAACAGGTTGGCTTGCTCTGTCAGAAATATGGAGTGCTCTTAATTTCTGACGAAATCCATCAGGATTTGGCTCTCTTTGGCCACCAACATTGCTCCTTTAATACCGTAGACAGCCGTTTCAAAGAGTTTAGTTTGATTCTTTCTTCAGCGACAAAAACGTTCAATATCGCAGGGACTAAAAATAGCTTTGCGATTATTGAAAATCCAGCTTTGCGTAAGAAGTTTACCCATCGCCAGTTGACCAATAATCAACATGAAATTCCGACAGTTGGTTTGATTACGACAGAAACAGCCTTCACGTACGGCAAGCCGTGGCTGGAAGAGTTAAAGGCTGTCCTTGAAACCAATATTTGCTTTGCTGTGGATTATCTTACCCAGCACACCAAGATTCAGGTGATGAAACCAGAAGGAACCTATCTCATCTGGCTAGACTTCTCTCCTTATGAGCTCAGCCATGAGGAAATTCATGAAAAGTTACAAAAAGAAGCCAAGGTGGTTTTGAACGATGGCAAGACTTTCGGTAAAGAAGGAACCTGTCACGCTCGATTTAACGCAGCTGCTCCACTGGCAACTATCCAAGAAGCTTGCCAGCGGATAGCCCGTGTTTTTGGTGAATAA
- a CDS encoding cystathionine gamma-synthase: protein MTDYKIDTLLARAGVNTDEKTGALISPIFLSTTYQHPEFGQSTGFDYTRTKNPTRLTLEKTLAAIEKADYALVTSSGMAALVLLFNGFPLGSKIVAARDLYGGSFRWFNEQEALGRFSFTYVTNQQELLDSINEETDYVFIETPTNPLMVEFDIEAVAKVTHAHGAKLIVDNTFYSPVYQNPIPLGADVVLHSATKYLSGHNDVLGGVLVTNDQALYDKLFYDQNTTGPTLSPLDSYLLMRGLKTLSIRMERATKNAQKIVNYLKTCSAVKEVFYTGKGGMVSLKVMDQSRIPQILNSLQIFTFAESLGGVESLITYPATQTHADIPEAIRHSYGLTDDLLRLSIGIEDADDLIADLRSALEG, encoded by the coding sequence ATGACAGATTATAAGATTGATACGCTTTTGGCCCGTGCAGGTGTCAATACTGATGAAAAGACGGGAGCGCTCATTTCTCCCATCTTCCTGTCTACTACTTACCAGCATCCTGAATTTGGTCAGTCCACTGGTTTTGACTATACCCGTACCAAAAACCCAACGCGCCTGACTTTGGAAAAAACACTAGCAGCGATTGAAAAGGCTGACTATGCCTTGGTTACTAGTTCAGGTATGGCAGCTCTTGTCTTACTGTTCAATGGTTTTCCGCTTGGAAGCAAGATTGTTGCGGCGCGTGATCTGTATGGAGGAAGCTTCCGCTGGTTTAATGAACAAGAGGCGCTTGGGCGTTTCAGTTTTACCTACGTGACTAATCAGCAAGAACTCTTGGATAGCATCAATGAAGAAACAGATTATGTTTTTATCGAAACGCCGACCAACCCACTGATGGTCGAATTTGATATTGAGGCAGTAGCAAAGGTGACCCATGCTCATGGAGCCAAGTTGATTGTGGACAACACCTTTTATAGTCCAGTCTATCAGAATCCCATTCCTTTAGGCGCGGATGTCGTTTTGCATTCCGCGACCAAATATTTGTCAGGGCATAATGATGTATTAGGCGGCGTCTTGGTAACCAACGACCAAGCTCTCTATGACAAGCTTTTTTACGATCAAAACACGACAGGGCCAACGCTGTCACCATTGGACTCCTATCTCTTAATGCGCGGGCTGAAGACCTTATCAATTCGGATGGAGCGTGCTACCAAAAACGCTCAGAAAATCGTTAACTACCTCAAAACGTGTTCCGCTGTTAAAGAGGTCTTTTATACTGGAAAGGGAGGGATGGTCTCCTTAAAGGTGATGGATCAAAGCCGTATTCCTCAGATTCTCAATAGCTTGCAGATTTTTACCTTTGCAGAAAGTTTAGGAGGAGTGGAGAGTTTGATTACCTACCCAGCTACTCAGACCCATGCCGATATTCCTGAAGCAATTCGCCATTCCTATGGTTTGACAGACGACCTCTTGCGGTTATCAATTGGTATTGAGGATGCAGATGATTTGATTGCGGACCTTCGGTCTGCCTTGGAGGGATAA
- a CDS encoding UDP-N-acetylmuramoyl-L-alanyl-D-glutamate--L-lysine ligase, whose translation MITIETLLTILKEDGNFRHINHNKTSYNTWSGVQFDALSYDSRTVSPSTLFFAKGASFKREFLEKAIEDGLAFYVSEMDYELDIPVILVNDVKQAMSLIAMEFYDHPEQKLKLLAFTGTKGKTTAAYFAYSILSQSHRPAMLSTMNTTLDGVHFFKSALTTPESLDLFAMMAKAVENGRTHLVMEVSSQAYLVKRVYGLTFDVGVFLNISPDHIGPIEHPTFEDYFYHKRLLMDNSRAVIVNSGMEHFEAVREQVITKDHDFYGSASDNAILDSHGFDFAVSGKLAGHYDIQLIGRFNQENALAAGLACLRLGASLEDIRAGIAQTSVPGRMEVLTQKNGAKIFVDYAHNGDSVKKLIDVVLEHQKGKVILILGATGNKGESRRKDFGLLLNHYPQIDVLLTADDPNREDPAAIAAEIQSYMTRPSQIEVDREKAIQLAMSMTKNNQDAVIIAGKGADAYQIVNDRREEYAGDLEVAKHYL comes from the coding sequence ATGATTACCATTGAAACTCTACTAACCATTTTAAAAGAAGACGGAAATTTCCGCCATATAAACCACAACAAAACGAGCTACAACACTTGGTCTGGTGTGCAGTTTGACGCTCTCAGCTATGACAGCAGAACTGTCAGTCCGAGCACTCTTTTCTTTGCTAAGGGAGCTTCTTTCAAGAGAGAATTTTTGGAAAAAGCTATTGAAGATGGGCTAGCCTTCTATGTATCTGAAATGGACTATGAGCTTGATATTCCTGTTATTCTCGTCAACGATGTCAAGCAGGCAATGAGTTTGATTGCTATGGAATTTTATGACCACCCTGAGCAAAAACTCAAACTTCTGGCCTTTACAGGGACAAAGGGAAAGACCACTGCCGCTTACTTCGCCTATTCTATCCTTAGCCAGAGCCACCGCCCGGCTATGTTATCTACTATGAATACTACACTAGATGGTGTGCACTTCTTCAAGTCGGCCCTAACAACGCCTGAAAGCCTGGACCTCTTTGCGATGATGGCTAAAGCAGTGGAAAACGGTCGTACCCATCTGGTGATGGAAGTGTCCAGCCAAGCCTATCTGGTCAAGCGGGTCTACGGGCTGACCTTTGATGTCGGCGTCTTTCTCAACATCAGTCCCGACCATATTGGACCAATTGAGCATCCCACCTTTGAGGACTACTTCTACCACAAGCGGCTCTTGATGGACAATAGCAGAGCTGTGATTGTTAATAGCGGCATGGAGCATTTTGAAGCGGTAAGAGAGCAAGTCATCACTAAAGACCACGACTTTTATGGATCAGCTTCTGACAATGCAATCCTCGACTCGCATGGCTTTGATTTTGCCGTGTCTGGGAAATTGGCTGGCCACTACGACATCCAGCTTATCGGCCGTTTCAATCAGGAAAATGCTCTTGCTGCTGGACTAGCCTGTCTACGATTGGGTGCCAGCCTAGAAGATATTCGAGCTGGCATTGCCCAAACATCTGTTCCCGGTCGCATGGAAGTTTTGACCCAGAAAAATGGAGCCAAAATCTTTGTTGACTATGCCCACAATGGGGACAGTGTGAAAAAATTGATTGATGTTGTTTTGGAACATCAGAAAGGCAAGGTCATCCTTATTTTAGGGGCGACAGGCAATAAGGGTGAAAGCCGCCGCAAGGACTTTGGGCTATTGCTGAACCACTATCCGCAAATTGATGTCCTATTGACCGCGGATGACCCCAACCGTGAAGACCCTGCAGCCATCGCAGCGGAAATCCAATCCTACATGACCCGTCCAAGTCAAATCGAAGTTGACCGCGAGAAGGCCATTCAACTAGCAATGAGTATGACAAAAAACAACCAAGATGCCGTTATCATTGCTGGGAAGGGAGCAGATGCTTACCAGATTGTGAATGACCGTCGCGAAGAATACGCTGGAGATTTGGAAGTTGCAAAACATTATTTATAG
- a CDS encoding ABC transporter ATP-binding protein — MSNIQAEAIRVAYDDRVIIDSLSTTIPEGKITTIIGSNGCGKSTLLKALTRILPLQAGAVYLDGQAIAQLPTKEVAKKLALLPQVLEATEGISVYELVSYGRFPHQNGLGYLSDLDREKVNWALEVTQTIAYARLPVDDLSGGQRQRVWIAMALAQDTDTIFLDEPTTYLDLNHQLEVLELLRELNQTRQKTIVMVLHDVNLSARFSDYMIAMKGGKIHHHGAVSAIMTTDILRDIFQIEAQLLQLPGQDYPTLLTYDLIK, encoded by the coding sequence GTGTCAAACATTCAGGCTGAAGCCATCCGGGTGGCATACGACGACCGGGTCATCATTGATTCCTTGTCAACCACCATTCCCGAAGGAAAAATCACTACCATCATCGGTTCCAACGGTTGTGGCAAATCAACCCTGCTCAAGGCCTTGACTAGGATCCTTCCTCTCCAAGCTGGAGCTGTCTATCTGGATGGGCAGGCTATTGCCCAGCTGCCAACCAAGGAAGTGGCTAAAAAACTGGCCCTCCTGCCCCAGGTCTTGGAGGCAACGGAGGGAATCTCCGTCTACGAACTGGTCTCCTACGGTCGCTTTCCCCATCAAAATGGCCTGGGCTACTTGTCTGACCTGGACCGGGAAAAAGTCAACTGGGCCTTGGAGGTCACCCAAACCATAGCCTATGCCAGGCTGCCGGTAGATGATTTGTCCGGTGGGCAGAGACAGCGGGTCTGGATTGCCATGGCCCTTGCCCAGGATACCGATACCATCTTCCTGGATGAACCCACCACCTACCTGGATCTCAACCATCAGCTGGAGGTACTCGAACTCTTGAGGGAGCTCAATCAGACCAGGCAGAAAACCATCGTCATGGTCCTCCATGATGTCAACCTGTCCGCCCGCTTTTCAGACTATATGATCGCGATGAAGGGGGGCAAGATTCACCACCACGGGGCTGTCTCAGCCATCATGACGACAGATATTCTCCGTGACATTTTCCAGATTGAGGCCCAACTCTTGCAGCTTCCAGGCCAAGATTACCCCACTTTACTCACCTACGATTTAATTAAATAA
- a CDS encoding ABC transporter substrate-binding protein has protein sequence MKKFLATCSLVLAFLWLAACSSAQPSTKVELSSMPEIEGIVYHGDIPKNPQKVVNFAYSYTGYLLQLGIDVSSYSLDLEKDSPAFGDQLKDAVQLTTADTEAIAAQEPDVILVFAGDDNLETLKEIAPVIEITYGKSDYLEMLTDVGQIFGKETEAQAWLDQWEEKVTAAKNELNGVIDESTTFTVMDFFDKNIYLYGDNFGRGGELVYKALGFAAPAKVQEDIISKDGWFGVSQEALPDYIGDYALVNVNATTKEAAASLKESDIWKNLPAVQAGHVLEVDYNLFYFSDPMSLDLQIEAFVKAIKDAQ, from the coding sequence ATGAAAAAGTTTTTAGCAACATGTAGTTTGGTCCTTGCCTTTCTATGGCTGGCAGCCTGCTCCAGCGCACAACCTTCCACCAAGGTCGAATTGTCCAGTATGCCTGAGATTGAGGGCATCGTCTATCATGGCGATATTCCAAAGAATCCACAAAAGGTGGTCAATTTTGCCTATTCCTACACAGGTTACCTCCTGCAATTGGGCATAGATGTTTCCAGTTACAGCCTTGATTTGGAAAAGGATAGTCCTGCCTTTGGCGATCAGCTCAAGGACGCTGTCCAGCTGACCACTGCGGATACGGAGGCCATTGCGGCCCAGGAACCAGATGTCATCTTGGTTTTTGCTGGGGATGATAACTTGGAAACCTTGAAAGAAATTGCTCCAGTCATCGAAATTACCTACGGTAAGAGTGATTATCTGGAAATGCTGACAGATGTGGGACAAATTTTTGGCAAGGAAACAGAAGCCCAAGCCTGGCTTGACCAGTGGGAGGAAAAAGTGACTGCTGCCAAGAACGAGCTAAATGGCGTCATCGATGAAAGCACCACCTTCACTGTTATGGATTTCTTTGATAAAAACATCTACCTCTATGGCGATAATTTTGGTCGTGGCGGAGAATTGGTTTACAAGGCTCTCGGTTTTGCAGCCCCTGCCAAGGTCCAAGAGGACATCATCAGCAAGGATGGCTGGTTTGGCGTTTCCCAAGAAGCTCTGCCTGACTATATCGGTGACTATGCTCTGGTCAATGTCAATGCGACTACCAAAGAAGCTGCTGCTTCTCTCAAGGAAAGTGACATTTGGAAGAACCTGCCGGCAGTCCAAGCGGGTCATGTGCTGGAAGTGGATTACAACCTCTTCTACTTCTCTGATCCAATGTCGTTAGACTTGCAGATTGAAGCCTTTGTTAAAGCCATCAAGGACGCCCAATAA
- a CDS encoding FecCD family ABC transporter permease, translating into MKQEETLLSHSTKPKQLWLVFFSICLLFLAGIYLSLRFGAISYSHNQLMEVLQEPMVQSAVQDVVVDLRLPRILAALLVGAAMAQAGAIMQGVTRNAIADPGLLGINAGAGLALILAFAIFGSLHYSQILLICLLGSFLAAILVFSLSYQAQKGYNQLRLILSGAMVASLFSALGQAITIYFDLSTAVIGWLAGGLVQVNWKMLAMIAPFIVLGLILAQLFAHQLTILSLNETVAKNLGQRTFLMTLLLLGIVLLLSAAAVALVGSLSFVGLIIPHFIRIFTGKNYRILLPLTAFAGATFLIWVDLICRSINPPVETPMSAVISIIGLPCFLWLIRKGDHL; encoded by the coding sequence ATGAAACAAGAAGAAACCCTTCTTTCTCACTCAACGAAGCCAAAGCAACTTTGGCTCGTTTTTTTCAGCATCTGCCTGCTTTTTCTGGCGGGAATCTATCTGAGTTTGCGCTTTGGGGCCATTTCCTATAGCCACAATCAGCTGATGGAAGTTTTGCAAGAGCCCATGGTCCAATCCGCTGTCCAGGATGTCGTTGTCGATTTACGACTGCCCCGAATCCTGGCGGCCCTCCTGGTTGGAGCAGCCATGGCCCAGGCTGGTGCCATAATGCAGGGCGTCACCCGCAATGCCATTGCCGATCCAGGCCTTCTAGGCATCAATGCGGGGGCAGGCCTGGCCCTTATCCTGGCCTTTGCTATTTTTGGAAGCCTGCATTATAGCCAGATTTTACTGATCTGCCTGCTGGGCTCCTTTTTGGCTGCCATCCTAGTTTTTTCCCTTTCCTATCAGGCTCAAAAGGGCTACAATCAGCTGCGGCTCATCCTATCTGGAGCCATGGTTGCCAGCCTCTTTTCTGCCCTTGGCCAGGCTATCACCATCTACTTTGACCTTTCAACGGCGGTCATCGGCTGGCTGGCAGGTGGCTTGGTTCAAGTCAACTGGAAGATGTTGGCCATGATTGCTCCCTTTATTGTTCTGGGTCTTATCCTAGCCCAGCTTTTTGCCCATCAGCTGACCATTCTCAGCCTTAATGAAACAGTGGCCAAAAACCTGGGCCAGCGGACCTTTCTGATGACCTTGCTCTTATTGGGCATTGTCCTCTTGCTCTCGGCTGCGGCTGTGGCTCTGGTCGGCTCCCTCTCCTTTGTCGGCCTCATCATCCCGCACTTCATCCGTATCTTTACGGGGAAAAACTACCGCATCCTCTTGCCACTGACGGCCTTTGCGGGAGCCACTTTCCTCATCTGGGTGGATTTGATTTGCCGTTCCATCAACCCACCAGTTGAAACGCCGATGAGCGCTGTCATCAGCATCATTGGTCTGCCCTGTTTCCTCTGGCTCATCCGAAAGGGGGACCACTTATGA
- a CDS encoding FecCD family ABC transporter permease has translation MMRKNQLLPSFTILLLLLLAAFLIALSVGYTNSSFSDFMELIKGRADSSTLLIIGRIRLPRIVASMIGGASLSLAGLLLQTLTRNPLADSGILGINTGAGLVVAILVGLSSTIHPVLLAFTPLFAMLGGGLTIFLVYWLARKKLYGVHPTRLIITGVGISSMLSGIMVSIISSLDDFKMEYIVQWLSGRVNGGDWSSLTLYSPLLILVWVATFSRSRSLNIMNLNDQTAMALGLHLQKERLVTLVLATALGALSVVLVGNITFVGLIAGHITRRWLGNDHRITIPASMILGSLILLLADTIGRVLLVGTGIPTGIIVSMIGAPYFLYLLKQTQPS, from the coding sequence ATGATGCGAAAAAATCAGCTCCTTCCAAGCTTTACCATCCTGCTCCTTTTGCTGCTGGCAGCCTTTCTGATTGCCTTGTCTGTGGGCTATACCAACTCTTCTTTTTCTGATTTCATGGAGCTGATAAAGGGACGGGCGGATTCATCCACCCTGCTCATTATCGGGCGGATTCGTTTGCCCCGTATCGTGGCCTCCATGATTGGCGGAGCATCCTTGTCCTTGGCTGGCTTGCTCTTGCAAACCTTGACCCGCAATCCTCTGGCAGATTCGGGTATCCTGGGTATCAATACGGGTGCTGGGCTGGTGGTTGCGATTCTGGTAGGACTTTCATCCACTATCCATCCCGTTTTGCTAGCCTTTACCCCCCTCTTTGCCATGCTGGGGGGAGGCTTGACCATCTTTCTAGTCTACTGGCTGGCCCGTAAGAAACTCTATGGGGTCCATCCCACACGCTTGATTATCACTGGGGTAGGAATATCCAGCATGCTGTCTGGCATCATGGTCAGCATTATCAGCAGCCTAGATGATTTCAAGATGGAGTACATCGTCCAGTGGTTGAGCGGTCGGGTGAACGGTGGAGATTGGTCAAGCTTGACTCTATACAGTCCACTCCTTATCCTGGTCTGGGTAGCCACCTTTAGCCGCAGTCGCTCCCTCAATATCATGAACCTCAATGACCAGACCGCCATGGCCCTGGGCCTGCATTTGCAAAAGGAAAGGCTGGTCACCCTGGTCTTGGCCACAGCCCTAGGCGCACTCAGTGTCGTCCTCGTAGGCAACATCACCTTTGTGGGACTAATCGCTGGCCATATTACTCGCCGGTGGTTGGGCAATGACCACCGTATCACCATCCCAGCCAGCATGATTTTAGGCAGCCTCATTCTCCTTTTGGCTGACACCATCGGCCGGGTCCTGCTGGTCGGCACCGGCATCCCAACGGGAATCATCGTCTCCATGATTGGAGCCCCCTACTTCCTCTACCTCTTAAAACAAACCCAACCCAGTTGA
- a CDS encoding 16S rRNA pseudouridine(516) synthase, with translation MRLDKCLEKAKIGSKKQIKRYFASRQITIDGSLAKKLSQIVDPELQQVEVAGRSVKITGARYYLLNKPAGVVSACSDAHFPTVLDLLREEDRVDGLFPIGRLDRDTEGLVLLTNNGPLGFRMLHPQHHVAKTYYVEVNDALHPDAPAFFDNGVTFLDGTTCKPAQLTILSSQPGHSRAQITISEGKFHQVKKMFLAYGVKVTYLKRISFGGFNLEDSLPAGAYRQLSQEEIKVLKKYFD, from the coding sequence ATGAGATTGGATAAATGTTTGGAAAAAGCGAAAATTGGCTCCAAAAAGCAGATAAAACGCTATTTTGCCAGCCGGCAGATTACAATTGATGGTTCGTTGGCTAAGAAGCTCAGTCAGATTGTAGACCCAGAATTGCAACAGGTAGAGGTGGCAGGTAGATCTGTGAAGATAACAGGAGCTAGGTACTATCTCCTCAACAAACCTGCTGGCGTGGTTTCCGCCTGCTCGGATGCCCACTTCCCAACTGTGCTGGATTTGCTGAGAGAGGAAGACCGGGTGGATGGCCTCTTTCCCATTGGGCGCCTAGACCGCGATACGGAAGGGCTGGTTCTTTTAACCAACAATGGCCCCCTGGGCTTTCGCATGCTCCATCCCCAGCACCATGTGGCCAAGACCTATTATGTAGAGGTCAATGATGCCCTGCATCCTGATGCGCCAGCTTTTTTTGACAATGGAGTGACCTTTTTAGACGGCACCACATGCAAGCCAGCTCAGCTGACCATCTTATCCAGCCAGCCAGGCCATAGCAGGGCCCAGATTACGATTTCCGAAGGAAAATTTCACCAGGTCAAGAAGATGTTTCTAGCATACGGGGTCAAGGTGACCTATCTCAAGCGCATCTCCTTTGGTGGCTTTAACCTAGAAGATTCCCTTCCCGCCGGAGCCTACCGACAACTAAGTCAGGAAGAAATCAAGGTTTTAAAGAAGTATTTTGATTAG
- a CDS encoding glutathione S-transferase family protein: MGLLIDGVWHDQWYDTTSTGGKFVRSKTQFRNWITKDGKAGPTGKAGFKAESGRYHLYVSLACPWASRTLIMRKLKGLEEHISLSVVHPLMLENGWTFEEADGVMADSIFGSDFLHQIYTQADPHYTGRVTVPILWDKKTSTIVSNESAEIMRMFNSAFDELTGNTEDFYPVELQAEIDKMNAFVYPTINNGVYKAGFATKQEVYEEEVKQLFLALEELDRHLAEHTYLVGNQLTEADIRLFTTLVRFDVVYFGHFKCNSKPLVDFPHLWQYTKRLYNHKGIAETVNFQHIKQHYYGSHKTINPTGIVPLGPDLDWSLD; this comes from the coding sequence ATGGGACTACTTATCGATGGCGTTTGGCATGACCAATGGTATGATACCACATCAACTGGCGGAAAATTTGTGCGTAGCAAAACCCAGTTCCGAAACTGGATTACTAAGGATGGAAAAGCTGGTCCAACTGGAAAAGCAGGCTTCAAGGCTGAATCTGGCCGTTACCATCTCTATGTTTCCTTGGCCTGTCCGTGGGCTAGCCGTACCCTCATTATGCGTAAGTTGAAGGGGCTGGAAGAGCATATTTCTCTTTCGGTTGTTCACCCGCTGATGTTGGAAAATGGATGGACGTTTGAAGAAGCGGATGGAGTTATGGCCGACAGTATATTTGGAAGTGACTTCCTACATCAGATCTATACCCAAGCCGATCCACACTACACAGGCCGCGTCACTGTTCCCATTCTTTGGGATAAAAAGACCAGTACCATTGTCAGCAACGAATCTGCAGAAATCATGCGGATGTTCAACTCTGCCTTTGATGAACTGACAGGCAATACTGAAGATTTTTACCCCGTAGAGCTGCAGGCTGAGATTGATAAAATGAACGCGTTTGTCTATCCGACTATCAACAATGGTGTCTATAAAGCTGGTTTTGCTACCAAACAAGAAGTCTACGAAGAAGAGGTCAAACAACTTTTCCTTGCACTGGAAGAGTTGGATAGGCATTTGGCAGAACACACATACCTAGTCGGCAATCAGCTGACAGAAGCGGACATTCGTCTTTTTACGACCTTGGTGCGCTTTGATGTGGTTTATTTCGGACATTTCAAGTGCAACAGCAAGCCTCTGGTCGACTTCCCTCACCTCTGGCAGTATACGAAGCGGCTTTATAACCACAAGGGAATTGCGGAAACGGTAAACTTCCAGCATATTAAACAACACTACTACGGCAGTCACAAGACAATCAATCCAACCGGAATCGTGCCCCTTGGTCCTGACTTAGACTGGTCGCTCGATTAA